From a single Candidatus Babeliales bacterium genomic region:
- a CDS encoding Fic family protein, whose translation MANYKKIDISPELQKLIDYIDTFKASWQQLSHLVPEQLKALRHVATIESVGSSTRIEGSKLSDREVERILSGLKTESFKSRDEQEVAGYAYVMEEIFTSYPYIPLTENYIKQLHTLLLQYSTKDERHRGEYKKFPNHVEAFDTQGKSLGVVFETISPFDTPFRMADLIHWTQHAFDAQEIHPLVIIGIFIVTFLAIHPFQDGNGRLSRVLTTLLLLKCGYLYVPYSSLETIVEHTKEGYYRALRLTQATLKTEKHNFQPWLLYFLRSLGKQIERLEFKINQEQITRISLPKLAIDIIQLVQDKGQIAMADIIASTGAPRSTIKKQLATLVDQKYLARHGQGRAVWYTRAQRV comes from the coding sequence ATGGCTAATTATAAAAAAATAGATATTTCTCCTGAATTACAGAAGCTTATCGACTATATAGATACGTTTAAGGCTTCCTGGCAGCAACTTTCTCATTTGGTACCAGAACAGCTTAAGGCGTTAAGGCATGTTGCAACTATTGAGAGCGTAGGTTCATCCACCAGAATAGAAGGTTCAAAGCTATCTGATAGGGAAGTAGAAAGAATATTATCAGGGTTAAAAACTGAATCCTTTAAGTCGCGAGATGAACAAGAAGTAGCTGGGTATGCCTATGTTATGGAAGAAATTTTTACGAGTTATCCTTACATTCCCTTGACTGAAAATTACATTAAGCAATTACATACGCTATTGCTACAGTATTCAACAAAAGATGAGCGGCATCGTGGTGAGTATAAAAAATTTCCCAATCACGTTGAGGCTTTTGATACACAAGGCAAATCGCTTGGTGTGGTGTTTGAAACAATATCACCATTTGATACGCCTTTTAGAATGGCAGATCTTATTCATTGGACTCAGCATGCATTTGATGCACAAGAGATTCATCCCTTAGTAATTATTGGTATTTTTATTGTGACATTCTTAGCAATTCATCCATTTCAAGATGGAAATGGAAGATTATCTCGTGTTTTAACAACATTGTTATTGTTGAAATGTGGATATTTATATGTTCCATATAGTTCTCTAGAAACAATTGTTGAACACACTAAAGAGGGGTATTATCGAGCGCTGAGGCTTACCCAGGCAACCTTAAAAACTGAAAAACATAATTTTCAACCATGGCTTTTGTACTTTCTACGTTCTTTGGGCAAGCAGATAGAACGGTTAGAGTTTAAAATTAATCAAGAACAAATTACTCGTATATCATTACCTAAATTGGCCATTGATATTATTCAATTGGTACAAGATAAGGGTCAGATTGCCATGGCTGATATTATTGCTTCAACGGGTGCTCCTCGCAGTACTATAAAAAAACAGCTGGCTACCCTTGTTGATCAGAAGTATTTGGCACGTCATGGTCAGGGGCGTGCGGTATGGTATACAAGGGCGCAAAGGGTATAG